From the Hippocampus zosterae strain Florida chromosome 13, ASM2543408v3, whole genome shotgun sequence genome, the window TGAGCTCCACTTGTCACGTCTGCGGCAGGTGACCTAGCCGTTCGGGCGGGCGGGCCGTTGGCCGTCAATATCAAAAAGGGCTGGTCAATTTCAGAAATGTCAATTTGACAGCGCGCTTGAGGTCGCGCACACGAGGGACTGGAACAAAATCGACATCGTACATCTTGTGTTTATACAACTAACTCAAAACTATAATTAGagtgaaaatgactttttgaatgaataatatCCAAAGAGCTTTGGAGATTATTGATTTCATTACGGCTGTACGGTCATGAATACACAATACGAAGTGACTCAAGCTAATACTCAAGCTAATACGCAAACAAATCAAGTGCGAGAGAATGAACTAGCTAAAATCCCAAATTCATTCTGAGCGCGGTTGCACGTCCAACTTGCGCCAGCCTCCTTTGGGTCAGGTTTTACCAAGGTTGTTTTTCTTCCGTACGTCGGTACATTTTGTGCCGAGCGACCAATTATCGGCCATTACGAGCAAAGGCCGCGGGTGTGCCTGCGCGTAGCGTAGCCGCCATTAGCGAGCCTTGTTTGGGTTGCGATGGCGGCGGTGCGGGAAGGTAATTAACATTCACATACATAATGGACGCCAAAGCCCTATTCATAAActgctttggggggggggggggggtagggggggttgtTTGGTGGGTGATTCATCCAACCCACCTTCTTGAGTCATAGGAAGAACTCAAGCAGTTGGGCGGGTCCCCATTTGGGTTGCTTTTGACAAAAGTGTTTTCAGAGGGGAACGTCGGCTTTTGAAAAGCGAAGTTCGGGTTGTCCGATGCCGGCCGACGGTCGCCATGGAGCTCCTTCCGATTAGCCGGGACGCCGTCCCCTCGTCCGGCCGCTACCTCCGCCCCACCTCCGCCGCGTCCCCGTTCAACAGCAGCCAGAACTACACCGGGGAGGAAGGCGAAGAAGAGCCGTCGGAGTCCGGGGGACCCCTCGGCGGCCCGGTGGGGGTCCTGATCCCGCTCATCTACGCGGCGGTGTGCGCCGTAGGCCTGGCGGGCAACACCCTGGTGATCCACGTGGCGGTCAACCACAGCCGAGGACCGTCGGCCACCAACATCTACATCCTCAACCTGGCCGTGGCCGACGAGCTGTTCATGCTGGGCCTCCCGTTCCTGGCGGCCCAGAACGCGCTCCTCTCCTGGCCCTTCGGCTCGCTCCTCTGCCGGGTGGTGATGACGGTGGACGCCATCAACCAGTTCACCAGCATCTTCTGCCTGGCCGTCATGTCGGCGGACCGCTACCTGGCCGTGGCGCAGCCGGCGCGGGCCGGGCGCTGGCGgcgccccccggtggccaaggccGTGAGCGCCGCCCTGTGGCTGGGTTCCTTCGTGGTGGTGCTTCCGGTGGTTGCGTTCGCCGACGTGAGGCCGGGCGACGGGGACTGCGGCATCGTGTGGCCGGAGCCGGCCGACCTGTGGAAGACGGTCTTCATCGTGTACACCTTCGCGGTGGGATTCTGCGGACCCTTGACGGTCATCTGCATGTGCTACCTGCTCATCGTCATCAAGGTAGGAAAAACCGGTCGCCGCGGCCGCAAACTTCTCTCGCGTCCTCCTCGTCTCGCTCGTCAGGTCCGCAGCGTCGGCAAACGGGCCCGAGCCACGTCAtcacgccgccgccgtcgttcCGAGCGCAAGGTGACccgcatggtggtggtggtggtggccgtGTTCGTCCTGTGCTGGCTCCCCTTCTACGCCCTCAACATCGTCAACCTCCTGGTGGTTCTGCCCGGCGACCTGCGCGGCCTCTACTTCTTCGTGGTGGCGCTTTCCTACGCCAACAGCTGCGCCAACCCCATCCTCTACGCCTTCCTGTCCGACAACTTCAAGCGGGGGTTCCGCAGGGCTCTGTGCCGGGCCTCCCGCCGTGTGCGCGGCCATCAGAGGGGTGACTCCGACGAACGCCGCGCCACCGAGGAGTGGGGCGGCGTGGCCGTGCGCGGCCGCGGGGAAGCCGGCCCGCCAAACGAGAGAGAAGGTGCGGAAGGTTCCGCTAGGGAGAGGACTCCGCAAGAGGAGgagcgaggaggaggacgagacgAGGAAGAGCCAAAGTCTCAAGATGGAAAGTCAGCGCTGGAAATCAGCTGCTTGTGACTGGCGTGTCCTGAGCATGTTTTCAACGTGATCTTAACATGTCCAACCTCCTCCATGACGTCTTATTTTTGGAGCCTTCACAACATTGGAAACTCTGCCGTCAAGCCCAAAGTCCAGGCTACTTTCAAAGCCGTACTCCCAAAAGCCCAAAGCTGTTGTCCCCCCTCCCAAATTGTAGCCTTTGCCATTTGAAACCTGCGTTGTGCATCATCGCAATTTGAACTGCATCCATTTTCCCGTCCTCAAATTCAATTTTGTCATTGGTATtctgatttgaaaccctaattcgaAGCCTTctgttgaaaaccaaaccgTCTCAAAACCCGATTTCAATACCCTATTCCCATCTTGAAACCGTGTCGCCCTGTCTTTAAATCCTACTTCGCCACCATTTAAATCCCGTCACCTTTCAACACAACGAACTGCACGTTGGTGCTCAAGTGCTCAAGCCGAGCGGGTCGTAATGTGGCTCTTGTCAATATTTTGAATCTAAATGTATATGCATGTttcatgtgttaaaaaaaaaatgcacgggtGTTTTAAGGAATGAACGACAAGAAAACAGGGATTGAAGATGAAAAGTAGTGTATTGTGCTcgtttctgtgtttttatggCTGTGATGTGATTGCCAGAACCGCGCCAAGCAttcatcaatcagcctgccacgcatgtttttggaacgtgggaggaaaccggagcacccggagaaaacccacgcaggcccggggagaacgtgcaaactccacacagggaggccggagctggaatcgaacccggtacctctacactggactaccgggccacaggACTGTATGTCATGTTGGTCAAATGTGTTtcagtttatttgtttgtttatgtaaaAATCATATCCGGCCGCCATTTTATAAGACCGTTTTTGatttgtacaaaataaaatcaggatGGCCCTTCAGTGGCTCCAGGAACTCAATTGAAAACGAAGGAGCGACAACGCCCCCTACAGAccaacatgtaaactccacacacaatGCCAGTTCATTATGGCTGttatgtcgattttttttttctttttttcaacgaCGAGTAACCGGCATGCTAATCACCCGTCCGTGATGAAAGCAATCCTCATTCCGGCACGACGTCGGCGATCCACTTGAGGTAGGGCGGGTTGCCTTGGTGGATGGGCAGGCTGATGACTTCGGCCACCTCGTAGGGGTGGTTGGCACTGCAAAGGCCGTCAAATCACTCAAACGTTTCAATGTGGAGAGCCTGATGGACGCCGGCGTACAAATTGCGGACTTACCGCACGTAATCGGTGAGGGCGGAGACCTTGGAGCTTCTGGTCTTGATCATCTAAATGAGGGGCAAAGCAGGCGTCAAAATGCCTCAAGGTCCATTTTCCTCCCACCATCCCCCCGATTCCGCCATTTTGAAAGCGACACTCACCAGCAGAACCTCGTTGTCCTCCTGGATGGCCCCCTGCCATTCGTACCTGAGCATAAAAACGTCAGCAAAATGATGGCCTCGGATAAGAGCATCCTTACAATAATTGTGAGAGAGACACCTACACCGATGTGATGGCGGGTACAATGTTGACACAGGCAGCCAGCTTCCGCTGCACGATGCCTCTGTGGGAcgtacacaaaaaaacaaaaacaaatgaacaccGTCGCAAAAGTTGAGAGCATTATAGTTACTCGAATTCTGAATAGAATACTCGACTATACTATTAGAATACTCGAATGTTTTGTATACAATGAGCTTGATATCTAATCAACTTGACATAGGAGTATATCCATTATATATCTAGTGTATATTTGGTCCTTGttggaaatgtaaaaaacaaattattttattctcgcatttatatagcgctgtcagcaccaattattttttttaacactcagacttacaacgaaaaaaaaaacaaaataataataataataataaattgtaaTGGAAAAACTCTCCTACGCTGctgaaatattttaattgtaagTTGtatctaaaaaataataataaaagcaaatgttttttaaaaatctagcaaaacactttttttgtaacTTAAAATTTATaactatgaaaaatatttgacaattttttttaatgcgtctAACATCCAAAAAGTCAAATGCACAAAGGTTTTTAATAAACCagtctaaaaatatatttttggggtaaattcAAATAAATCTACAGCACagaacatcaacaaaaaaaaagttattttttggggggggcggtgggtgtgaaaatcaatttgtgtagattttttttttttttgaccgttTGAAAGTGACAGCAAGCGTCCCTGCTGCTCCCCccacatactcagacgataatAAGACAACCTGGCCAAGTCTTTGGCCACCGTGTCGTTGGGGCAGGTGACGAAGGCGGCCGAGTGCGCGCCCGACGTGTACGTCTCGGAAGCCATGGAGAACACCCTGGATCCTGCGCTCCTCAGCAGCTGGAACATAAACGCACTCAGCAGGAGCGTCTAACCGGGAAGAGGAGGAAATGAGGTCACAGGATCCAACAGTTTTTCCAGACAGACATTGGGGAAAGGAACAAAGAGCACGGCCTTCTAGTCCTAACTAAATTCAAGTGGAAGATGCTGGATTTCTCCAATTACACACAATGATAGAGGTGGCATGCATGATAAAGCTAGTGCGTACTAACCAGAAGCCAACCTCGGCAAGATCCAGCTAGCAGTGACTCGAGGCGGGGAAGCCCAATACGCATGCCACAAATATATCTAGTTGGGAAAGGACACAAGCACATTCGTTCCCATGACAACTTGAAATTAAAATGCtacgccaacaacaacaaaaaaatgtttgcttgttcccccccccccccccccccccccgccaccccacaAACACAACATTCAATTCCTGCGAGGTCATTTAATTAATCGTCGCTTTGAATTTAAGTTCGACACAATCACTATCCGGATGGCGACGAATCTGCGGGTGAGAAGCTGGCAAGGATTTACCCAACTTTTATTTCATATTGGGCAGTCGCGATCCCAAATGCGGCGAATCTGCCTATGCGAAATACGAGGTGATTTACTGAAACGGCAAAAAACACAACCAGGAACGTAATGTTATTTTATCGGGACTTGTCGCGGTTACGTTGATCTTGCACATTCGTTTTCATAATTTAAATTCACAACGGAAATAAACAGTTCAATACTTTCCAAAATGTGGCGCACTAAATTTAGCTTGAACGTCTGTCACTCCCCCGCCGTCTTTGTCTAAATGACAGCTGAGCAAATATTAACCGCGAGGACTACTTACGAGCTTCAATAAAGCGTAATTTAACAATATATACATATCATAACCCAAGATGAAATGTTTATAATTGATgtgtggaggttttttttccccaatatgcGTGTCCACTTACTTGCTGTGGACAACTACCTGCGAGCGTCGCCGCTACCGTAAAGTGTGGCAACTGTCGTCGATCGGACGGAAATCGCCAGCGTCAGACTTTTAAAAAGTAACTGCGTCCTCATAGACGTGGTTTTTATTTGAAGTATTTGTGAAGTAAAGGACATCGGCCAATAAAACTTGATTTCGAATGACAAACCGCTCCCACCTGCACATAATGGTTAGaaaacaaatataaatgaatCATTCGAGACTGCATAGTTTATGACAGCGGGTTTACATTGACGACACTTTCGCCATCCTTTAgctggatgaaataaaatttatttaatGTGGACAACGTGCCACAAATTTACAACATTTAGCTTAATTGATAACTACGTGTGAAAATACATCAAATTATGATATCTGACGAGTTTTTCTGTCATAAAAATGGCAATACATCTATGACAGCACTGTAATtctaaatgaacattttttttaaatgatccaaGAAAAtactgtcttgtttttttttttgcttttgttttttgtttgttttttgctttgttttggttggttttgttttgttttgtttttaaacgaaCTAAGAGTTTTAACATGCAACGACATTAATGACCACTAGATGACGCTTTTCGGGAACTTAGTGAccgtttgacacacacacatacacacactgcaCACTGATTTACGGCACGTGTGCAGCCACTCTGTTTGATCACATTGGCTTTACCTCCTTCACACTCCTCCTCCCCATTCCCTCCATGTTGAATTAAGCAGCATGAGTGTGCCACGCACATGCAAAAAGAATGCACAGTACTTCGCATAAAGCGGCTGCTTTTTGCAATGATGGCCGCGGTGGTGAGTGGAGCAGGCGGGCGTGGGGTCCATGTGGGGGGGTGGGATGCTTGTTCCCATGGAAACTGTGCAGTCAGCACATCTGTACGTCGTCCCTGGTCGGCATCCCGCGGCCTCTCACCACCACAGCTGGACGTGACACGCGGCACAGGCACTGACcgcgttgccatggtgaccacAAGGCACTCCACCCATTGCGTTGTGTGTGCAAACTCTTGATTGTTTTATGAGCAGATTTCTCTTCCCTCCCTCTGCCTGTCCATcagctcttcctcctccctccgAGCATGAGTAGAATCGGTATGTTTTCAATTTGCAGCAGAGCCGTCCTCCTCTGCATTTTAATCAGCCCGTGCCGCCGGCCCTTTAAGTGCAGGCGGCGTGGCATAGGACATTGAATCCGACTGCGGCGTCCCCActttcgcccccccccgccccccctcccttcctcaaTTGTAGAATGTGGCGCTCGGCAGTGTGGTTTCATCCTGAAGCGTTGGAGGGTTCTGCCGGGGAACTTGTTGCTTTTGCATCTCATTCGCAGCCAAATTTATTCCTTGGTCtcattcataaaatgttttttttttaatgggtgtgATGGGTGTATTTGTTTATGTAGGCAAAACCTGGGAGTGAGAATTCAGTGGACCAATATTCCAAAAGCTGATCATCAGTCATTAGAGTGGAcctgactattttttttaaaaaaaactcttggatgtcatattttcacatcagttactacagtgggcatCAACACAGTCACTACAGTTGACGGTGATTGTTTTCTTCTCATGTGTCTTTAGTGTCAAAGTCAGCATCAGTCACTACAGTGGCCAAGGTTTTCACTGTTGAAGTCGTGTTATCAGTTACTACAGTTACCAAGTCTTGAATGTAAAAGTTCAATCGTTCCTCAGTCACTACAGGGGCCACATTTTTCACGTCACAAGGTGAAACGTGACTACAGCCCACTCATTCGTGCAAATCATGTCATTGTATTTTTGACGATTCATCCGTCATCATCCATCGATTTCATGTTATTTGCGTGCGCTACTTCCTGTTTTTGACCTTCGGAAGCGAATGCGACCGTGAGGCGTTTTGACGCAGCGGCGGCTGCCATGATGGAAGGTTTTTTCCGAGGCCCCTGTGTCcacgggaggaaaaaaatggcgggATGCGCAGGAGGAGGATCAGGAGGAGAATGTTAAACATGTCCTTTAGACCccgcaggaggaagaggagggagccGTTTCTTCGTGGCCGCTTGGACCGCCACCTTCCATGTTCATCATCCTATCAAACGTCAGCTCAGCGGACGGCAGAGAGAGCCGGCGCCAATCGGGATCAACCGCACTGGAATTATTGATGTCGCAATATCATAACAAGTGGGCGTAACCTTTGCAGAGAGATCCCAAAGCGCGGCCGCCGCATACTGTAGGCCGTTGTCTTTACCCCGAATCCCTACGACGCAAGTCAATACGAACTCCGCGTTTGGACAAATCAAACCGGAGCCCAtctgctaatgctaattagcattaattaatcaattaattaattaatcaacgaactaattaattaatcctAATTAATTAAGTCCTAATTAATCCTAATCCTAATCCCAGGTCGAATACTAAAACAAACTCTTAACACGAacccagccccccccaccccccatccaaaACTTTAAGGGGGAGTTTGGAATTTGTGAAAAACTGCTCGCATGATTTCACTAACCCTTCCTTGCGGCTCTCTGACCAGAACGGCGCCCCCTTCTCAAACATGGCCGTTCTTCATGGTTTTCTCTAACTATAGCGTCATTTAATTGACATTTCCCCATTTTTCAAATATGAAACGTAAAACATTATTTCATCAAAATGCCAAATGACATTTGGGACACAGAGACGTTGCATTTCCAAATTCATAAATGCTTTTAGGACTTTTTAAGATCCTTTAAAGAACTCTGGTACGCACGTCCGGcttcacaaaaacaacagcgaTTGCAATACCAGGCTAGCATCCACACTGTTCTGACGTTAGCCTCGGCTGCTATGTTTTGCTAGCATGATGTGTCCAGAGTGGAGTGTTACTATCCTCTgaaatctgtcatttttttggaatgtaccgaaaagaaaaaaaaaagaagtggtaCTCTTAACTGTTGAGCAAAAACCATGCTACTTTTTCCATCGCTTCTGAATCTTCTCACTTCCTTCAGCTGCCTTCCCTCTGCTTTTGTTGCGCGTGATGAGGCTACATTCGAACGGCCTGGGCGGGCGTGTGGGACGTCAACTGCTGGAGTTTAAACGCTGCCTCTCCAGGCTAAAAGTGGAGAGTGGAGCTATTGAAGCACAAAAAGCTTTCAAATGCTGTGTAGGATGCGCGTTGGTCTTTGTAGCGCGCCGCGTAGCCCACAGCTAACGGCTATGGCTAacgctgcatgtgtgtgtgtgtgtgtgtgtgtgcgtgagtgtgtgtggg encodes:
- the LOC127613569 gene encoding protein CutA homolog isoform X3, coding for MFQLLRSAGSRVFSMASETYTSGAHSAAFVTCPNDTVAKDLARGIVQRKLAACVNIVPAITSVYEWQGAIQEDNEVLLMIKTRSSKVSALTDYVRANHPYEVAEVISLPIHQGNPPYLKWIADVVPE
- the LOC127613569 gene encoding protein CutA homolog isoform X2 — translated: MRIGLPRLESLLAGSCRGWLLLLRSAGSRVFSMASETYTSGAHSAAFVTCPNDTVAKDLARGIVQRKLAACVNIVPAITSVYEWQGAIQEDNEVLLMIKTRSSKVSALTDYVRANHPYEVAEVISLPIHQGNPPYLKWIADVVPE
- the LOC127613569 gene encoding protein CutA homolog isoform X1 — translated: MRIGLPRLESLLAGSCRGWLLTLLLSAFMFQLLRSAGSRVFSMASETYTSGAHSAAFVTCPNDTVAKDLARGIVQRKLAACVNIVPAITSVYEWQGAIQEDNEVLLMIKTRSSKVSALTDYVRANHPYEVAEVISLPIHQGNPPYLKWIADVVPE
- the si:zfos-169g10.2 gene encoding somatostatin receptor type 5; the protein is MELLPISRDAVPSSGRYLRPTSAASPFNSSQNYTGEEGEEEPSESGGPLGGPVGVLIPLIYAAVCAVGLAGNTLVIHVAVNHSRGPSATNIYILNLAVADELFMLGLPFLAAQNALLSWPFGSLLCRVVMTVDAINQFTSIFCLAVMSADRYLAVAQPARAGRWRRPPVAKAVSAALWLGSFVVVLPVVAFADVRPGDGDCGIVWPEPADLWKTVFIVYTFAVGFCGPLTVICMCYLLIVIKVRSVGKRARATSSRRRRRSERKVTRMVVVVVAVFVLCWLPFYALNIVNLLVVLPGDLRGLYFFVVALSYANSCANPILYAFLSDNFKRGFRRALCRASRRVRGHQRGDSDERRATEEWGGVAVRGRGEAGPPNEREGAEGSARERTPQEEERGGGRDEEEPKSQDGKSALEISCL